The Acidobacteriota bacterium genome includes a window with the following:
- a CDS encoding protein kinase produces MSEDSFEKVVEALLGLRPLDSSHRQSLEETGDEGAKLLVLLSQIGVESRSPLSTRRLNGQEKELRTGPIALGGWGRYRILERLGQGGFGEVFRAVHSGTGGEVALKLLGGSQPSQGELFLEEARRLEAIQHVNVVRVRDADEHNGRTGFVMELVNGKSLAEIMKYQGRFGADEVVSIGMTLCRALAAAHGANLLHRDIKAQNVLREKGGRIVLVDFGIGCEVDGLGRGSRALSGTLSYMAPELLDNGLSTRSTDLYSLGVLLFYLLTAKFPVQGEDARVFAKNHRLGKRLRLRDLRPDIPQKLVATVEKAIAPLAEDRFSSAAELEEALAPERDPAETPAAARSLRFDRMRWLLLPLLIIPILAEIALRYSLPELFIDEAIMIAVAPVARASHTADRDRIVRTVYKQLATIRPIEPTVESFESSICVSCGKWDLGLLGLWALTAGAKYVIALDESDPESVLRAGIWETHALLRDPQAKPLAWQDLDGDISRATRRLTRAALRLESKRKKPIEWEPVSVSSVHRRNALGEYLEGVTLERAGEYEDAALHFVDAFRADPTFKAASWRAVEALDAEGRFEEGLRYGTQALRLVDDSLAEAVDSGAVILCEDLEAAGKRISVDGAIHSLWIIATAARQRLCYEEALDVLNGLAGIPSEAMRAKRLMALVWEKMGPDFLQEAIDLIEESGRGDTDSVNIGTAALLRAQQGEGGEAARARLSKGRKHWIPYHFWAEGISYVADGDLRKANFAFRQLAQRGYLEYGNLSRAQVAILEERWDDARRLLEGVRKRGALKERSTRNRSLATLLLAEVEVVAGNSQIARSLLKELLDLSPTPGNLRELRRAAVIAISSQFDTAIPFEETVREVDRAYPSRLSRAFVAQIEAEKAFLSGDCTQAELKALEAIEIWEDPGIERTLRKIRARADDLNPGVPDHSSFSVVLRRFELSALESAIH; encoded by the coding sequence ATGAGTGAAGACTCGTTCGAGAAGGTCGTCGAAGCCCTTCTAGGCCTCCGTCCACTCGATTCAAGCCATCGCCAAAGCCTCGAAGAGACAGGCGACGAAGGCGCCAAGCTTCTCGTTCTGCTATCGCAGATAGGTGTCGAAAGCCGAAGTCCTCTCTCGACCCGCCGGCTCAACGGGCAAGAAAAGGAGCTTCGGACAGGCCCCATTGCCCTGGGGGGGTGGGGGCGGTACCGCATTTTAGAGCGCCTAGGCCAAGGCGGATTCGGTGAGGTATTCCGGGCCGTGCATTCCGGGACTGGAGGAGAGGTTGCTCTCAAGCTTCTTGGTGGGTCGCAGCCGAGTCAGGGAGAGCTTTTCCTGGAAGAGGCTCGGCGTCTCGAGGCGATCCAGCATGTCAACGTGGTTCGGGTGAGGGACGCTGATGAACACAATGGGCGAACGGGCTTTGTGATGGAGCTGGTAAACGGCAAGTCACTGGCCGAGATTATGAAGTACCAAGGCAGGTTCGGTGCCGATGAGGTGGTCTCGATCGGCATGACGCTGTGCCGGGCTCTTGCGGCAGCTCACGGCGCCAATCTCCTGCACCGTGACATCAAGGCTCAGAACGTCCTGAGGGAGAAAGGTGGCCGCATCGTTCTCGTAGACTTCGGCATTGGCTGTGAAGTTGACGGCTTGGGTCGGGGCTCGCGTGCCCTATCCGGGACGCTCTCTTACATGGCTCCCGAGCTCCTGGATAACGGTCTCAGCACGCGGTCGACGGACCTCTACTCCCTAGGTGTTCTCCTGTTCTACCTCCTGACGGCAAAGTTTCCTGTCCAGGGTGAGGACGCTAGAGTCTTCGCCAAGAACCATCGCCTCGGTAAACGGTTACGGCTGAGGGACCTTCGTCCGGATATCCCACAGAAGCTTGTGGCCACCGTCGAAAAGGCCATAGCACCACTCGCTGAGGATCGGTTCAGCAGTGCCGCAGAGCTCGAAGAAGCGCTGGCGCCTGAGCGAGATCCCGCGGAAACTCCAGCTGCCGCTCGCTCGCTGCGTTTCGATCGGATGCGTTGGCTGCTCCTACCCCTGTTGATCATTCCAATCCTGGCAGAGATAGCGCTTCGATATTCACTGCCGGAGCTTTTCATTGACGAGGCGATCATGATCGCCGTGGCCCCGGTGGCTCGCGCTTCACACACTGCGGATCGAGATCGAATCGTGCGGACGGTCTACAAGCAACTGGCCACCATTAGGCCGATAGAACCGACGGTAGAGTCCTTCGAATCCTCGATCTGTGTGAGCTGTGGCAAGTGGGATCTTGGCTTGTTGGGCCTATGGGCTCTAACAGCTGGTGCCAAGTACGTGATTGCCCTCGACGAGTCCGATCCTGAGTCAGTCCTCAGAGCCGGAATCTGGGAGACTCATGCTCTCCTCAGGGATCCCCAAGCAAAGCCCCTTGCGTGGCAGGATTTGGATGGAGATATCTCAAGAGCGACACGGCGTCTTACACGTGCTGCACTCCGTCTTGAGTCGAAGAGGAAAAAACCCATCGAGTGGGAACCGGTTTCCGTTTCTTCAGTGCATCGGCGGAACGCCCTGGGGGAGTATCTAGAAGGCGTCACCCTTGAACGTGCTGGTGAGTACGAAGATGCGGCGCTCCACTTTGTCGATGCTTTTAGGGCGGATCCCACCTTCAAGGCGGCTTCCTGGAGGGCCGTGGAAGCTCTCGACGCCGAAGGTCGTTTCGAGGAAGGACTTCGGTACGGAACCCAAGCCTTGCGGTTGGTCGATGATTCGTTGGCAGAGGCGGTGGATTCGGGGGCCGTGATTCTCTGCGAAGACTTGGAGGCTGCGGGAAAGAGGATTTCGGTAGACGGAGCAATCCACAGTCTCTGGATCATCGCCACAGCAGCCCGCCAGAGACTCTGTTACGAAGAGGCGCTGGATGTCTTGAATGGTCTAGCTGGCATCCCCTCCGAAGCGATGCGAGCGAAGCGGTTGATGGCGCTGGTTTGGGAGAAGATGGGCCCCGATTTCTTGCAGGAGGCCATTGATTTGATCGAGGAGTCCGGCCGCGGCGACACTGACAGTGTCAACATCGGAACCGCAGCCCTCCTCCGTGCTCAACAGGGCGAGGGCGGTGAGGCAGCTCGCGCAAGACTGTCTAAGGGAAGAAAGCACTGGATCCCCTATCACTTCTGGGCGGAGGGAATCTCCTACGTCGCGGATGGAGATCTAAGGAAGGCTAACTTCGCCTTTCGACAGCTTGCCCAACGAGGGTATCTAGAATATGGCAATCTTAGCCGAGCGCAAGTCGCGATTTTAGAAGAGCGTTGGGATGACGCACGCAGGCTCTTGGAGGGTGTTCGAAAAAGGGGGGCACTGAAAGAACGCTCGACGCGAAACCGGTCCCTGGCGACGCTTCTTCTCGCGGAAGTCGAAGTTGTCGCGGGTAACAGTCAGATCGCGCGTTCTCTGCTCAAGGAATTGCTGGATCTCTCGCCGACTCCTGGAAACCTGCGCGAGCTGAGGCGAGCCGCCGTTATTGCAATCTCGAGTCAATTTGACACGGCGATTCCGTTTGAAGAAACCGTTCGAGAGGTCGACCGGGCCTACCCGTCGCGACTTTCGCGTGCTTTCGTTGCTCAGATCGAGGCGGAGAAGGCCTTCCTCTCTGGTGATTGTACGCAGGCAGAATTAAAAGCGCTAGAGGCGATCGAGATCTGGGAAGATCCCGGAATCGAGCGGACGCTGCGGAAAATCAGGGCCAGGGCGGATGATCTTAATCCCGGGGTGCCTGATCACTCTTCGTTTAGCGTGGTCCTTAGGAGGTTTGAACTGAGTGCCCTGGAGTCTGCCATACATTGA
- a CDS encoding sigma-70 family RNA polymerase sigma factor yields the protein MSQTTPVVEATSVLLILRFQQGDPQARDLLVERYDPRLQRFAHGFLVGRARDAHDTSDLVQEAFLRSLERLNDFDLSLGVSFQPFLFRTVKNLAKTWNCREFKRSDLPAPEQVNVTSPLERMLMNQKWKALELALGQLKESEADLIVARVFLGMSWKEVQLHAGSPSPDAARVATKRAVEKLAKNLVRDE from the coding sequence GTGAGCCAGACTACTCCTGTAGTTGAGGCGACTTCGGTACTTCTTATTCTTCGGTTCCAGCAAGGTGACCCTCAGGCTCGGGATCTTCTGGTCGAGCGCTATGATCCCCGTTTGCAGCGGTTCGCTCACGGGTTTCTCGTGGGGCGTGCTCGAGATGCCCACGACACCAGTGACCTCGTCCAAGAGGCGTTTCTTCGGAGCTTGGAACGGCTCAATGACTTCGATCTGTCGCTGGGCGTTTCTTTTCAGCCCTTTCTCTTTCGAACCGTCAAGAATCTGGCCAAAACTTGGAACTGCCGAGAGTTTAAGCGGAGCGATCTGCCGGCGCCGGAGCAAGTCAATGTGACCTCTCCGCTTGAAAGGATGCTCATGAACCAGAAGTGGAAGGCACTCGAGCTTGCACTCGGGCAGCTCAAGGAATCGGAAGCCGACTTGATTGTTGCTCGGGTATTCCTGGGGATGTCCTGGAAGGAAGTTCAACTTCATGCGGGCAGCCCGAGTCCCGACGCTGCCCGGGTTGCCACCAAGCGGGCGGTAGAGAAGCTGGCGAAGAACCTGGTCAGGGATGAGTGA
- a CDS encoding sigma-70 family RNA polymerase sigma factor, which translates to MDESDARALFEEAFPLIHRVISLRANRGRQIGIDADEFRSYALYKLIESDYRILRRYRGRSSLKTYLTTVVHRLFMDFRIHCWGRWRPSQTAVGLGVLAIELEQLLARDGFSLTEAVALIRSQNPRIDPDELEALATQLPSRLPIRFEGEESLARITDDRNPAADALADGRGREVSAALGAAWRSLEAEDRLILKLHFREGLTVAKIARLLCLEQKPLYRRIERSLRCIRVHLEDSRITAELVRDLLT; encoded by the coding sequence ATGGACGAATCGGATGCGCGCGCACTGTTCGAAGAAGCATTCCCCCTCATTCATCGAGTCATCAGCCTCCGAGCCAACCGCGGTCGCCAAATTGGCATTGATGCAGACGAGTTTCGATCTTACGCTCTCTACAAGCTGATCGAGAGCGACTACCGAATCCTCCGTCGGTACCGCGGTCGGAGCAGTCTTAAAACCTATCTGACCACCGTCGTCCATCGGCTCTTCATGGACTTCCGGATCCACTGCTGGGGTCGCTGGCGCCCTTCGCAGACAGCCGTCGGCTTGGGAGTCCTGGCCATTGAGCTCGAACAGCTCCTGGCACGCGATGGCTTCTCGTTGACCGAGGCCGTTGCCTTGATCCGGTCTCAGAACCCCAGAATCGATCCGGATGAACTCGAAGCTCTCGCCACACAGCTGCCTTCGCGGCTTCCCATCCGATTCGAGGGGGAGGAATCGCTCGCTCGCATCACCGACGATCGGAATCCTGCAGCAGACGCCCTAGCAGACGGACGAGGTCGGGAAGTCTCCGCCGCGCTTGGGGCGGCCTGGCGATCCCTCGAGGCGGAGGATCGCCTCATATTGAAGCTTCATTTCCGTGAGGGTCTCACGGTCGCCAAGATCGCCCGACTCCTCTGCCTCGAGCAGAAGCCTCTCTACCGACGAATCGAGCGGTCATTGAGGTGTATCAGGGTTCATCTCGAAGACTCGAGGATCACTGCTGAACTGGTTCGGGATCTCTTAACCTAA
- a CDS encoding M56 family metallopeptidase, whose translation MIERFSDWGGFLVNHLWEATLFAVLVVLLTIGLRRSPARIRHRLLLVASLKFLLPTAVVVSCGRALGLPMPNVASLSWWRADGLASPLAGAENLFGTVGFALLLVWAAGAVWLASRQWRLRRSLVALARSGRPLADDHPLAPVITRARRHAGVDRAITCRWVDDLPSPAVWGVRRPVLLLPVGLGQHLSADELDAVLVHELEHVRRRDNLIASLQSFLRAVFWFHPLVWWLDRRLLAERERACDERVVAVLGEPKLYARGLLKVVRFGLESTLPGNLSPRAIPGAAATASDLERRIEHIVTPSGPQRSAAWSHRFAAVVVALLFTLSLIASGQGHCDVASRLTVELTERYTGTGASVQSGDVLQHFPAKPPKVCQERKKRIERW comes from the coding sequence ATGATCGAGAGGTTCTCCGATTGGGGTGGATTCCTGGTCAATCACCTCTGGGAGGCGACGCTGTTCGCCGTTCTCGTCGTGCTGCTGACGATCGGCCTGCGTCGGTCGCCGGCTCGCATCCGCCATCGCCTCTTGCTCGTCGCCTCGCTCAAGTTCCTGCTGCCGACGGCGGTGGTGGTGAGCTGTGGCCGCGCCCTCGGTCTGCCGATGCCGAACGTGGCTTCCCTCTCCTGGTGGCGCGCCGATGGCTTGGCCTCGCCCTTGGCGGGAGCCGAGAACCTGTTCGGGACGGTCGGCTTCGCTCTGCTCCTGGTCTGGGCCGCCGGCGCTGTCTGGCTGGCGTCTCGACAGTGGCGCTTGCGTCGTTCTCTGGTGGCCTTGGCGCGCAGTGGCCGGCCCTTGGCCGATGATCATCCGCTGGCGCCGGTGATCACGCGCGCCCGTCGCCATGCCGGCGTCGATCGAGCAATCACCTGTCGCTGGGTCGACGACCTGCCGTCGCCGGCCGTTTGGGGAGTTCGCCGGCCGGTCCTGCTGCTGCCGGTGGGGCTGGGCCAGCACCTCAGCGCCGACGAGCTCGATGCGGTCCTGGTGCACGAGCTCGAGCACGTTCGCCGGCGCGACAACCTGATCGCCTCGCTGCAGTCCTTCCTGCGGGCGGTCTTCTGGTTCCACCCCTTGGTCTGGTGGCTCGACCGTCGCCTGCTCGCCGAGCGCGAGCGGGCCTGCGACGAACGCGTCGTGGCGGTCCTCGGCGAGCCCAAGCTCTACGCCCGAGGGCTTCTCAAGGTGGTGCGCTTCGGGCTCGAGAGCACCCTGCCCGGAAACCTCTCGCCGCGGGCCATTCCGGGAGCCGCCGCCACCGCCTCGGACCTCGAACGGCGCATTGAGCACATCGTCACGCCGAGTGGCCCGCAGCGCTCCGCAGCCTGGAGCCACCGCTTCGCCGCCGTCGTCGTCGCCCTGCTCTTCACCCTCTCCCTGATCGCCTCCGGCCAGGGCCACTGCGATGTCGCCAGCCGCCTCACCGTCGAGCTCACCGAGCGCTACACCGGTACCGGCGCCTCCGTCCAGTCCGGCGACGTCCTCCAGCACTTCCCCGCCAAGCCCCCCAAGGTCTGTCAAGAGCGCAAGAAGAGAATCGAGCGCTGGTAG
- a CDS encoding BlaI/MecI/CopY family transcriptional regulator has translation MKRQKAIKLTRFELEVMDELWRLGRASVRELLEALPTRKQPAYTTVQTIVRRLEEKKAIRLVRKIGNAHIYEPAVSRNVAYRRLIDDFLEVFGGSPAPLMAHLVESGRLSLEDLKQAEKLLDDD, from the coding sequence ATGAAACGCCAGAAAGCCATCAAGCTGACGCGCTTCGAGCTCGAGGTGATGGACGAGCTGTGGCGGCTCGGCCGGGCTTCCGTGCGCGAGCTTCTCGAAGCTCTGCCGACGCGGAAACAACCGGCCTACACCACCGTACAAACCATCGTCCGCCGACTCGAAGAGAAGAAGGCGATTCGCTTGGTTCGCAAGATTGGCAATGCCCATATCTACGAACCGGCGGTCAGTCGCAACGTCGCCTATCGCCGCCTGATCGACGACTTCCTCGAGGTCTTCGGCGGCTCGCCGGCTCCGCTGATGGCCCACCTGGTGGAGTCCGGACGGCTCAGCCTCGAGGATCTCAAGCAGGCCGAGAAGCTCCTCGACGACGACTGA